One stretch of Mycteria americana isolate JAX WOST 10 ecotype Jacksonville Zoo and Gardens chromosome 16, USCA_MyAme_1.0, whole genome shotgun sequence DNA includes these proteins:
- the GCGR gene encoding glucagon receptor isoform X2: MRRGPGCRRGPGLSGLSTDAPPGTSTSVGWPRPGSVRRGSGGGVALGRQRGPPCAGVTSRTWLRSGHAGAGGFGSAGRGVVWPQFRCHPGEETAGTQRLFSLAGKHTNNQPNGKARQGRARTGTGAWLCDRGQLCTGAASPPVPACPRPHVPRLCPGMGPAACVPVTQRLTQGRPRPRALAARAEEPPRAGRKPGTPCCSPCGSRPGGGMSQPRLLSLLLLLLCCQGPSAQITDFVFESWKAYSEECHGNMSRLPAPTELVCNRTFDKFSCWPDTPPNSTASVPCPWFLPWYQKVKHRHVFKTCGPDGQWVTGPRGQSLRDATQCELDAEDLEAQEKFAKTYGSFKVMYTVGYSVSLCALLLALALLLGFSKLHCMRNYIHMNLFASFILKGVSVLVIDALLKTHYSDKIDDYNVHIWLSDEAAAGCRAATVFMQYGIVANYCWLLVEGIYLHNLLVVAVFSERSYFTLYLCIGWGAPVLFLIPWVIVKFLYENIQCWTTNNNMGFWWILRFPVFLAILINFFIFIRIIQILVSKLRAHQMRYTDYKFRLAKSTLTLIPLLGIHEVVFAFITDEHAQGTLRYVKLFFDLFLSSFQGMLVAILYCFVNKEVQAELLKRWQRWKLGKDLAEEYKHTYSHAPSARNGAGSACEKHQLVSGCANGLGRSLAAVRPGTHYLERTGRSTAEHLALGDRHHCYEFPETTAESHF, from the exons ATGAGGAGGGGTCCTGGCTGCCGCCGGGGTCCTGGGCTCTCGGGGCTCAGCACTGACGCACCACCGGGCACCAGCACCAGTGTGGGGTGGCCCCGGCCCGGGTCTGTGCGCAGGGGGTCCGGAGGCGGCGTTgccctggggaggcagaggggccCACCCTGCGCAGGGGTGACGTCCCGCACGTGGCTGCGCTCCGGCCACGCGGGGGCTGGGGGTTTCGGCTCGGCGGGCAGAGGGGTGGTGTGGCCGCAGTTCCGATGCCATCCTGGGGAGGAAACGGCAGGTACGCAGCGGCTCTTCAGCCTTGCGGGAAAACACACAAACAACCAGCCGAACGGTAAAGCCAGGCAGGGTAGGGCAAGGACGGGGACTGGAGCGTGGCTCTGTGACAGGGGCCAGCTCTGCACCGGAGCAGCCTCCCCTCCCGTGCCCGCCTGCCCCCGGCCGCACgtcccccggctctgccccgggatGGGTCCTGCCGCCTGCGTCCCCGTGACCCAGCGTCTCACGCAGGGTCGCCCACGCCCCAGGGCCCTCGCCGCCAGGGCGGAGGAGCCGCCGAGGGCCGGTAGGAAGCCAGGCACCCCGTGCTGCTCCCCATGCGGCTCACGGCCCGGAGGAGGGATGTCCCAGCCGCgtctcctcagcctcctgctgctgctgctctgctgccag ggcccctccgccCAGATCACGGATTTCGTCTTCGAGAGCTGGAAGGCGTACAGCGAGGAGTGCCACGGCAACATGAGCCGCCTGCCCGCACCGACAG AGTTGGTCTGTAACCGCACCTTCGACAAGTTCTCCTGCTGGCCCGACACGCCGCCCAACAGCACCGCCAGCGTCCCCTGCCCCTGGTTCCTGCCCTGGTACCAGAAAG TGAAGCACAGACACGTCTTCAAGACCTGCGGGCCGGACGGGCAGTGGGTGACAGGCCCGCGAGGACAGTCCCTGCGCGATGCCACGCAGTGTGAGCTCGACGCTGAGGACCTGGAGGCGcag gaAAAATTTGCCAAGACCTATGGCAGCTTCAAGGTGATGTACACCGTGGGCTACTCAGTGTCCCTGTGTGCGCTGCTCCtcgccctggccctgctgctgggcttcAG CAAGCTGCACTGCATGAGGAACTACATCCACATGAACCTCTTCGCCTCCTTCATCCTGAAGGGCGTCTCCGTGCTGGTCATCGACGCCCTGCTCAAGACCCACTACAGTGACAAGATCGACGACTACAATGTGCACATCTGGCTGAGCGACGAG GCGGCCGCGGGCTGTCGGGCGGCCACGGTCTTCATGCAGTATGGCATCGTGGCCAACTACTGCTGGCTGCTGGTGGAGGGCATCTACCTGCACAACCTCCTGGTGGTGGCCGTCTTCTCCGAGAGGAGCTACTTCACCCTCTACCTGTGCATCGGCTGGG GGGCACCCGTGCTGTTCCTCATCCCCTGGGTCATCGTGAAGTTCCTCTACGAAAACATCCA gTGCTGGACCACCAACAACAACATGGGCTTCTGGTGGATCCTTCGCTTCCCCGTGTTCCTGGCCATCCTG ATCAACTTCTTCATCTTCATCCGCATCATCCAGATCCTCGTCTCCAAGCTCCGCGCGCACCAGATGCGCTACACTGACTACAAGTTCAG GCTGGCCAAGTCCACGCTGACCCTGATCCCACTGCTGGGCATCCACGAGGTGGTCTTCGCCTTCATCACGGACGAGCATGCCCAGGGCACCCTGCGCTATGTCAAGCTCTTCTTCGACCTCTTCTTGAGCTCCTTCCAG ggGATGCTGGTGGCCATTCTCTACTGCTTCGTCAACAAGGAG gtgcaggcagagctgctgaagagGTGGCAGCGCTGGAAGCTGGGGAAGGACCTGGCGGAGGAGTACAAGCACACCTACAGCCACGCGCCCAGTGCCCGCAACGGCGCTGGCAGTGCCTGCGAGAAGCACCAGCTGGTGAGCGGCTGCGCCAACGGGCTGGGGCGCAGCCTGGCCGCCGTGCGCCCCGGCACCCACTACCTCGAGAGGACCGGCCGCAGCACCGCCGAGCACCTCGCCCTGGGTGACCGGCACCACTGCTACGAGTTCCCCGAGACCACGGCCGAGAGCCACTTCTGA
- the MCRIP1 gene encoding mapk-regulated corepressor-interacting protein 1 isoform X1 — protein MASSPVSRVVYNGKRSGGPRSPGAGSEIFTPAHEENVRFIYEAWQCVERDLRTQMGSERSLVEEYVEKMPNPSLKVSPVIPAAFKPVDLGDLKRRNTQDAKKS, from the exons CTCCCCTGTGTCCCGCGTGGTCTACAACGGCAAGCGGAGCGGCGGCCCGCGCTCCCCCGGCGCCGGCAGCGAGATTTTCACGCCGGCCCACGAGGAGAACGTGCGCTTCATCTACGAGG ccTGGCAGTGCGTGGAGCGCGACCTGCGCACCCAGATGGGCTCCGAGCGCAGCCTGGTCGAGGAGTACGTGGAGAAGATGCCGAACCCTAGCCTCAAAG TCTCTCCTGTCATCCCTGCAGCGTTTAAACCTGTCGACCTGGGTGATCTGAAGAGGAGGAACACACAGGATGCAAAGAAGTCCTAA
- the GCGR gene encoding glucagon receptor isoform X1: MRRGPGCRRGPGLSGLSTDAPPGTSTSVGWPRPGSVRRGSGGGVALGRQRGPPCAGVTSRTWLRSGHAGAGGFGSAGRGVVWPQFRCHPGEETAGTQRLFSLAGKHTNNQPNGKARQGRARTGTGAWLCDRGQLCTGAASPPVPACPRPHVPRLCPGMGPAACVPVTQRLTQGRPRPRALAARAEEPPRAGRKPGTPCCSPCGSRPGGGMSQPRLLSLLLLLLCCQGPSAQITDFVFESWKAYSEECHGNMSRLPAPTELVCNRTFDKFSCWPDTPPNSTASVPCPWFLPWYQKVKHRHVFKTCGPDGQWVTGPRGQSLRDATQCELDAEDLEAQEKFAKTYGSFKVMYTVGYSVSLCALLLALALLLGFSKLHCMRNYIHMNLFASFILKGVSVLVIDALLKTHYSDKIDDYNVHIWLSDEAAAGCRAATVFMQYGIVANYCWLLVEGIYLHNLLVVAVFSERSYFTLYLCIGWGAPVLFLIPWVIVKFLYENIQCWTTNNNMGFWWILRFPVFLAILINFFIFIRIIQILVSKLRAHQMRYTDYKFRWAAAQPRPRVPTVHTLGCVRVRAHPVTPALTGPSPRRLAKSTLTLIPLLGIHEVVFAFITDEHAQGTLRYVKLFFDLFLSSFQGMLVAILYCFVNKEVQAELLKRWQRWKLGKDLAEEYKHTYSHAPSARNGAGSACEKHQLVSGCANGLGRSLAAVRPGTHYLERTGRSTAEHLALGDRHHCYEFPETTAESHF, from the exons ATGAGGAGGGGTCCTGGCTGCCGCCGGGGTCCTGGGCTCTCGGGGCTCAGCACTGACGCACCACCGGGCACCAGCACCAGTGTGGGGTGGCCCCGGCCCGGGTCTGTGCGCAGGGGGTCCGGAGGCGGCGTTgccctggggaggcagaggggccCACCCTGCGCAGGGGTGACGTCCCGCACGTGGCTGCGCTCCGGCCACGCGGGGGCTGGGGGTTTCGGCTCGGCGGGCAGAGGGGTGGTGTGGCCGCAGTTCCGATGCCATCCTGGGGAGGAAACGGCAGGTACGCAGCGGCTCTTCAGCCTTGCGGGAAAACACACAAACAACCAGCCGAACGGTAAAGCCAGGCAGGGTAGGGCAAGGACGGGGACTGGAGCGTGGCTCTGTGACAGGGGCCAGCTCTGCACCGGAGCAGCCTCCCCTCCCGTGCCCGCCTGCCCCCGGCCGCACgtcccccggctctgccccgggatGGGTCCTGCCGCCTGCGTCCCCGTGACCCAGCGTCTCACGCAGGGTCGCCCACGCCCCAGGGCCCTCGCCGCCAGGGCGGAGGAGCCGCCGAGGGCCGGTAGGAAGCCAGGCACCCCGTGCTGCTCCCCATGCGGCTCACGGCCCGGAGGAGGGATGTCCCAGCCGCgtctcctcagcctcctgctgctgctgctctgctgccag ggcccctccgccCAGATCACGGATTTCGTCTTCGAGAGCTGGAAGGCGTACAGCGAGGAGTGCCACGGCAACATGAGCCGCCTGCCCGCACCGACAG AGTTGGTCTGTAACCGCACCTTCGACAAGTTCTCCTGCTGGCCCGACACGCCGCCCAACAGCACCGCCAGCGTCCCCTGCCCCTGGTTCCTGCCCTGGTACCAGAAAG TGAAGCACAGACACGTCTTCAAGACCTGCGGGCCGGACGGGCAGTGGGTGACAGGCCCGCGAGGACAGTCCCTGCGCGATGCCACGCAGTGTGAGCTCGACGCTGAGGACCTGGAGGCGcag gaAAAATTTGCCAAGACCTATGGCAGCTTCAAGGTGATGTACACCGTGGGCTACTCAGTGTCCCTGTGTGCGCTGCTCCtcgccctggccctgctgctgggcttcAG CAAGCTGCACTGCATGAGGAACTACATCCACATGAACCTCTTCGCCTCCTTCATCCTGAAGGGCGTCTCCGTGCTGGTCATCGACGCCCTGCTCAAGACCCACTACAGTGACAAGATCGACGACTACAATGTGCACATCTGGCTGAGCGACGAG GCGGCCGCGGGCTGTCGGGCGGCCACGGTCTTCATGCAGTATGGCATCGTGGCCAACTACTGCTGGCTGCTGGTGGAGGGCATCTACCTGCACAACCTCCTGGTGGTGGCCGTCTTCTCCGAGAGGAGCTACTTCACCCTCTACCTGTGCATCGGCTGGG GGGCACCCGTGCTGTTCCTCATCCCCTGGGTCATCGTGAAGTTCCTCTACGAAAACATCCA gTGCTGGACCACCAACAACAACATGGGCTTCTGGTGGATCCTTCGCTTCCCCGTGTTCCTGGCCATCCTG ATCAACTTCTTCATCTTCATCCGCATCATCCAGATCCTCGTCTCCAAGCTCCGCGCGCACCAGATGCGCTACACTGACTACAAGTTCAGGTGGGCagcggcacagccccggccccgcgtgCCCACGGTGCACACGCTGGGGTGTGTACGCGTGCGCGCCCACCCTGTGACCCCAGCACTGACGGGCCCCTCTCCGCGCAGGCTGGCCAAGTCCACGCTGACCCTGATCCCACTGCTGGGCATCCACGAGGTGGTCTTCGCCTTCATCACGGACGAGCATGCCCAGGGCACCCTGCGCTATGTCAAGCTCTTCTTCGACCTCTTCTTGAGCTCCTTCCAG ggGATGCTGGTGGCCATTCTCTACTGCTTCGTCAACAAGGAG gtgcaggcagagctgctgaagagGTGGCAGCGCTGGAAGCTGGGGAAGGACCTGGCGGAGGAGTACAAGCACACCTACAGCCACGCGCCCAGTGCCCGCAACGGCGCTGGCAGTGCCTGCGAGAAGCACCAGCTGGTGAGCGGCTGCGCCAACGGGCTGGGGCGCAGCCTGGCCGCCGTGCGCCCCGGCACCCACTACCTCGAGAGGACCGGCCGCAGCACCGCCGAGCACCTCGCCCTGGGTGACCGGCACCACTGCTACGAGTTCCCCGAGACCACGGCCGAGAGCCACTTCTGA
- the GCGR gene encoding glucagon receptor isoform X3: MSQPRLLSLLLLLLCCQGPSAQITDFVFESWKAYSEECHGNMSRLPAPTELVCNRTFDKFSCWPDTPPNSTASVPCPWFLPWYQKVKHRHVFKTCGPDGQWVTGPRGQSLRDATQCELDAEDLEAQEKFAKTYGSFKVMYTVGYSVSLCALLLALALLLGFSKLHCMRNYIHMNLFASFILKGVSVLVIDALLKTHYSDKIDDYNVHIWLSDEAAAGCRAATVFMQYGIVANYCWLLVEGIYLHNLLVVAVFSERSYFTLYLCIGWGAPVLFLIPWVIVKFLYENIQCWTTNNNMGFWWILRFPVFLAILINFFIFIRIIQILVSKLRAHQMRYTDYKFRWAAAQPRPRVPTVHTLGCVRVRAHPVTPALTGPSPRRLAKSTLTLIPLLGIHEVVFAFITDEHAQGTLRYVKLFFDLFLSSFQGMLVAILYCFVNKEVQAELLKRWQRWKLGKDLAEEYKHTYSHAPSARNGAGSACEKHQLVSGCANGLGRSLAAVRPGTHYLERTGRSTAEHLALGDRHHCYEFPETTAESHF, translated from the exons ATGTCCCAGCCGCgtctcctcagcctcctgctgctgctgctctgctgccag ggcccctccgccCAGATCACGGATTTCGTCTTCGAGAGCTGGAAGGCGTACAGCGAGGAGTGCCACGGCAACATGAGCCGCCTGCCCGCACCGACAG AGTTGGTCTGTAACCGCACCTTCGACAAGTTCTCCTGCTGGCCCGACACGCCGCCCAACAGCACCGCCAGCGTCCCCTGCCCCTGGTTCCTGCCCTGGTACCAGAAAG TGAAGCACAGACACGTCTTCAAGACCTGCGGGCCGGACGGGCAGTGGGTGACAGGCCCGCGAGGACAGTCCCTGCGCGATGCCACGCAGTGTGAGCTCGACGCTGAGGACCTGGAGGCGcag gaAAAATTTGCCAAGACCTATGGCAGCTTCAAGGTGATGTACACCGTGGGCTACTCAGTGTCCCTGTGTGCGCTGCTCCtcgccctggccctgctgctgggcttcAG CAAGCTGCACTGCATGAGGAACTACATCCACATGAACCTCTTCGCCTCCTTCATCCTGAAGGGCGTCTCCGTGCTGGTCATCGACGCCCTGCTCAAGACCCACTACAGTGACAAGATCGACGACTACAATGTGCACATCTGGCTGAGCGACGAG GCGGCCGCGGGCTGTCGGGCGGCCACGGTCTTCATGCAGTATGGCATCGTGGCCAACTACTGCTGGCTGCTGGTGGAGGGCATCTACCTGCACAACCTCCTGGTGGTGGCCGTCTTCTCCGAGAGGAGCTACTTCACCCTCTACCTGTGCATCGGCTGGG GGGCACCCGTGCTGTTCCTCATCCCCTGGGTCATCGTGAAGTTCCTCTACGAAAACATCCA gTGCTGGACCACCAACAACAACATGGGCTTCTGGTGGATCCTTCGCTTCCCCGTGTTCCTGGCCATCCTG ATCAACTTCTTCATCTTCATCCGCATCATCCAGATCCTCGTCTCCAAGCTCCGCGCGCACCAGATGCGCTACACTGACTACAAGTTCAGGTGGGCagcggcacagccccggccccgcgtgCCCACGGTGCACACGCTGGGGTGTGTACGCGTGCGCGCCCACCCTGTGACCCCAGCACTGACGGGCCCCTCTCCGCGCAGGCTGGCCAAGTCCACGCTGACCCTGATCCCACTGCTGGGCATCCACGAGGTGGTCTTCGCCTTCATCACGGACGAGCATGCCCAGGGCACCCTGCGCTATGTCAAGCTCTTCTTCGACCTCTTCTTGAGCTCCTTCCAG ggGATGCTGGTGGCCATTCTCTACTGCTTCGTCAACAAGGAG gtgcaggcagagctgctgaagagGTGGCAGCGCTGGAAGCTGGGGAAGGACCTGGCGGAGGAGTACAAGCACACCTACAGCCACGCGCCCAGTGCCCGCAACGGCGCTGGCAGTGCCTGCGAGAAGCACCAGCTGGTGAGCGGCTGCGCCAACGGGCTGGGGCGCAGCCTGGCCGCCGTGCGCCCCGGCACCCACTACCTCGAGAGGACCGGCCGCAGCACCGCCGAGCACCTCGCCCTGGGTGACCGGCACCACTGCTACGAGTTCCCCGAGACCACGGCCGAGAGCCACTTCTGA
- the MCRIP1 gene encoding mapk-regulated corepressor-interacting protein 1 isoform X2, protein MASSPVSRVVYNGKRSGGPRSPGAGSEIFTPAHEENVRFIYEAWQCVERDLRTQMGSERSLVEEYVEKMPNPSLKAFKPVDLGDLKRRNTQDAKKS, encoded by the exons CTCCCCTGTGTCCCGCGTGGTCTACAACGGCAAGCGGAGCGGCGGCCCGCGCTCCCCCGGCGCCGGCAGCGAGATTTTCACGCCGGCCCACGAGGAGAACGTGCGCTTCATCTACGAGG ccTGGCAGTGCGTGGAGCGCGACCTGCGCACCCAGATGGGCTCCGAGCGCAGCCTGGTCGAGGAGTACGTGGAGAAGATGCCGAACCCTAGCCTCAAAG CGTTTAAACCTGTCGACCTGGGTGATCTGAAGAGGAGGAACACACAGGATGCAAAGAAGTCCTAA